ACCCAACTAAAAAGGACTCTGCTCCTTTTTAGTTCGACACAAAGTCCGTTAAATCCTCTCTTTCGCGCTTATCATTTCCGGCTTCTGATCTCTGTTAACCGCAATTGTTCCCATTGTTACCAGCAGCAGGCCGCCAAGCACTATCAAATCAAAACTTTCACCCGGTATAAAAACTGATGACAAAAGCACCCCTGATACCGGAATCATGAATTGGTAAATGCCAATTTCCCCTGCTTTGTTGTATTTCAGCAGTGAGTACCACAGGGAAAATGACACTGCAGAAAGAAATGCTAAGTACGCCAATAAGACCCAAGCTGTTGTGGTAAATGAAAGGGATTGGGGCTTTAGCCCTGTCAGCCCAAACATAATCATTAAGACTGAACCAAACAGCATCTGCCATCCGGTAACCAATAAAGGATGCAAACTTCCGGACAGCCTCTTGCCCAAGATAAGTCCCACTGCACTGAGAAAACCCGCCATGATTAGGGCGCCATCCCCCTGCCAGGTAAAAACAAGGTTAAAGTGCTTATCCGAATTAACCAGGATTATTCCCGCTAAGCCTGCTGCCATGCCGAAGACCTTGTTCCGGTTAAGCTTA
This DNA window, taken from Phosphitispora fastidiosa, encodes the following:
- a CDS encoding DMT family transporter — protein: MKTLKHKIFNYQPAKLLTNKYGVLAIAVFCSVLWGSAFPVLKISYDELGMLPEDFSAQIVLAGMRFFLAAVLLFIVILLQRQPIKVKRHLIAELLILGLVQTGLQYSFFYYGLAHTSGMKGSVLASSGVFFVVLLAHYYYQNDKLNRNKVFGMAAGLAGIILVNSDKHFNLVFTWQGDGALIMAGFLSAVGLILGKRLSGSLHPLLVTGWQMLFGSVLMIMFGLTGLKPQSLSFTTTAWVLLAYLAFLSAVSFSLWYSLLKYNKAGEIGIYQFMIPVSGVLLSSVFIPGESFDLIVLGGLLLVTMGTIAVNRDQKPEMISAKERI